One segment of Haloplanus natans DSM 17983 DNA contains the following:
- a CDS encoding phosphate signaling complex PhoU family protein, whose amino-acid sequence METRKVQRLGPSTLAMTLPAEWAKEHDVEKGDEVSLRMGGKGTLTVLPESASTEGATATIHADNLDSRALERAIVAQYVLGRRVIHIEKSEGALDSEHINAVYRAETQLMGLGVIEETPERIAIRCSVDPEDFTLDNLLERLENTGSTMRGESIKAIAHGNADLAERALNRERQANKIFVLLLRLIFMAYQNPNLARAVGLESGFPLIGYRSVAKNLELTADNAEDIGNIALDATNNTLDVDGSTMRRIREFTDQVDEITVTAVEAVVERDYDKAIAVGRMYEEITDREMELIRSLPDMPKVELLRTREVLVSLQQTAQYAMRNAEIAANLALNEESDHVTIE is encoded by the coding sequence ATGGAAACACGCAAAGTGCAACGGTTGGGCCCTTCGACGCTGGCGATGACCCTCCCAGCCGAGTGGGCCAAGGAACACGACGTCGAGAAGGGCGACGAGGTGTCCCTTCGGATGGGCGGAAAGGGGACGCTGACGGTCCTCCCCGAGTCGGCGAGTACGGAGGGGGCAACGGCGACGATTCACGCCGACAACCTCGACTCCCGGGCGCTCGAACGCGCCATCGTCGCCCAGTACGTCCTTGGCCGGCGCGTCATCCACATCGAGAAGTCGGAGGGCGCCCTCGACAGCGAACACATCAACGCCGTCTACCGCGCGGAGACGCAGTTGATGGGTCTCGGAGTCATCGAGGAGACGCCCGAACGCATCGCTATCCGGTGTTCGGTCGATCCCGAGGACTTCACGCTCGACAACCTCCTCGAACGCCTCGAAAACACGGGGAGTACGATGCGTGGCGAGTCGATCAAGGCGATCGCCCACGGTAACGCCGATCTGGCCGAACGGGCGCTGAACCGCGAACGGCAGGCGAACAAGATTTTCGTCCTCCTCCTGCGACTGATTTTCATGGCCTATCAGAACCCCAACCTCGCGCGGGCGGTCGGCCTCGAATCCGGGTTTCCCCTCATCGGCTACCGCTCCGTCGCGAAGAACCTCGAACTCACCGCCGACAACGCCGAGGACATCGGAAACATCGCGCTGGACGCCACGAACAACACCCTCGACGTCGACGGGTCGACGATGCGACGCATCCGCGAGTTCACGGATCAGGTCGACGAGATTACCGTCACGGCGGTCGAGGCGGTCGTCGAACGCGACTACGACAAGGCCATCGCCGTCGGACGGATGTACGAGGAGATCACCGACCGCGAGATGGAACTGATCCGGAGCCTCCCGGATATGCCGAAAGTCGAACTCCTGCGGACGCGGGAGGTACTCGTGAGCCTCCAGCAGACCGCGCAGTATGCGATGCGAAACGCCGAAATCGCGGCGAACCTCGCGCTCAACGAGGAATCCGACCACGTCACGATCGAGTAG
- a CDS encoding LEA type 2 family protein, with translation MFSRLRWLVSTTRRAVTLAAVALILTAGVAVFVFSQPSVAGVDNRFGAVNETATIVESDLQVRNPNPVGATLGGLTVDYAIDMNGIRMATGTKRGLSIPQGQSTVPMSTRLANERIPTWWVSHVRNGERTTLAINADVHSAALGTSFGAPKVTREIETDIISAFNSTEERPVGSSPTGGPLLVIRETSAQWGEVSAAETNIDMRFVVYNPNAYPIPVSELGYRATMNGIEMGSGTTEDQGVIPPGETRSIEATTTLDNQHIDEWWVSHLQNDQTTDLRIDFSARFGLPTGTIEVPLDPLAYTRTIETDIFDNKPDDGSGAESDGTETPAGTPTPTPTPTDDDGLLDGDDGTTTPTATPSDDGTATPTPTPTPTDDGGLLSIRGPGRTVPDAPVR, from the coding sequence ATGTTCTCCCGGCTCCGCTGGCTCGTGTCGACGACGAGACGAGCGGTGACGCTGGCCGCCGTCGCCCTGATCCTCACCGCGGGGGTCGCCGTCTTCGTTTTCAGCCAACCGTCCGTCGCCGGCGTCGACAACCGCTTCGGCGCCGTCAACGAGACGGCAACCATCGTCGAGAGCGACCTGCAGGTTCGGAATCCGAACCCCGTCGGCGCCACGCTGGGCGGTCTCACCGTCGACTACGCCATCGACATGAACGGCATCCGGATGGCGACGGGGACGAAACGCGGCCTCTCGATCCCACAGGGGCAGTCGACGGTCCCGATGTCGACCCGCCTCGCGAACGAACGCATCCCGACCTGGTGGGTGAGCCACGTCCGCAACGGCGAGCGGACGACCCTGGCCATCAACGCCGACGTACACTCCGCGGCGCTCGGCACCTCCTTCGGCGCCCCGAAGGTGACCCGGGAGATCGAGACGGACATCATCTCCGCGTTCAACTCCACGGAGGAGCGTCCCGTCGGCTCGTCGCCGACCGGCGGCCCCCTCCTCGTCATCCGCGAGACCAGCGCGCAGTGGGGGGAGGTGAGCGCCGCGGAGACGAACATCGACATGCGATTCGTCGTCTACAACCCCAACGCCTACCCGATTCCCGTCTCCGAACTCGGCTACCGGGCGACGATGAACGGGATCGAGATGGGGTCGGGAACGACCGAAGATCAGGGCGTGATTCCGCCGGGTGAAACCCGGAGCATCGAGGCGACGACGACCTTGGACAACCAGCACATCGACGAGTGGTGGGTGAGCCACCTGCAGAACGACCAGACGACCGACCTCCGTATCGACTTCTCGGCGCGGTTCGGACTCCCGACGGGGACGATCGAGGTGCCGCTCGATCCGCTGGCTTACACCCGAACCATCGAGACGGACATCTTCGACAACAAGCCCGACGACGGATCGGGAGCGGAGAGTGATGGGACCGAGACGCCGGCAGGGACGCCAACGCCCACGCCGACACCCACCGACGACGACGGCCTCCTCGACGGTGACGACGGAACGACGACGCCGACAGCCACACCGAGCGACGACGGGACCGCGACGCCGACGCCGACGCCGACTCCCACCGACGACGGCGGTCTGCTCTCCATCCGGGGGCCGGGCCGAACGGTGCCGGACGCGCCGGTTCGATAG
- a CDS encoding phytoene/squalene synthase family protein has protein sequence MSRHAARPPGDRADLDWCHEAVQGVSRTFALTVDVLDEPMASYICIGYLLCRVPDTIEDADHIPPADQARLLREYDRVLDPDADADADDFRASVDEWLPDPDERSEDWTVVASTPRVVRTFEALPADVRAAVTPPARELVQGMAMFVERYADEGGLRIQSREELEEYCYYAAGTVGNLVTNLLARGDLSDGRRARLYDTAEEFGLLLQLVNVAKDVYDDYTEEDNVYLPAEWLAAEGVPQDEVLAPEHESGAAAVVRRTARHARSFLDDAQTYLETVPTTDGNTVAAWAIPFLLAVGTLRELLARPEDALSSTGVKISRQEVFAVVTEMTGASSGSLADLREDIAGQPYHRTRGSAD, from the coding sequence ATGTCTCGACACGCAGCTAGACCGCCCGGTGACCGGGCCGACCTCGACTGGTGTCACGAGGCGGTGCAGGGCGTCTCCCGAACGTTCGCCTTGACCGTCGACGTGCTCGACGAACCGATGGCGTCGTACATCTGTATCGGCTACCTCCTCTGTCGCGTTCCCGACACCATCGAGGATGCGGACCACATTCCCCCGGCCGACCAGGCCCGTCTCCTCCGCGAGTACGACCGGGTGCTCGATCCGGACGCCGACGCCGACGCCGACGACTTCCGGGCGTCGGTCGACGAGTGGCTCCCCGACCCGGACGAGCGATCGGAGGACTGGACCGTCGTCGCCAGCACGCCTCGGGTCGTCCGTACCTTCGAGGCCCTTCCCGCGGACGTGCGCGCGGCGGTGACGCCACCCGCCCGCGAACTCGTCCAGGGGATGGCGATGTTCGTCGAGCGCTACGCCGACGAGGGCGGACTCCGCATCCAGTCCCGCGAGGAACTGGAGGAGTACTGTTACTACGCCGCCGGCACCGTCGGCAACCTGGTCACTAACCTGCTGGCGCGGGGCGACCTGAGCGACGGGCGCCGCGCCCGACTCTACGACACCGCCGAGGAGTTCGGCCTCCTGTTGCAACTGGTCAACGTCGCCAAGGACGTCTACGACGACTACACCGAGGAGGACAACGTCTACCTGCCCGCCGAGTGGTTGGCCGCCGAGGGCGTCCCGCAGGACGAGGTGCTCGCCCCCGAACACGAGTCGGGTGCGGCCGCCGTCGTCCGGCGCACCGCCCGCCACGCACGCTCCTTCCTCGACGACGCCCAGACGTATCTGGAGACGGTGCCGACGACCGACGGCAACACCGTCGCGGCGTGGGCCATTCCCTTCCTGCTCGCGGTCGGGACGCTCCGCGAACTCCTCGCGCGCCCCGAGGACGCCCTCTCCTCGACCGGCGTCAAAATTTCGCGCCAAGAGGTGTTCGCCGTCGTCACCGAGATGACGGGTGCCTCCTCCGGTTCGCTCGCCGACCTCCGGGAGGATATCGCGGGCCAGCCGTACCACCGGACGCGTGGCTCCGCCGACTAG
- a CDS encoding cytochrome c oxidase subunit 3 — protein MSTDHGDDHGHGHHLPAVEDWPRGFGEASWWPFITALGGAGIYAAAALFIVAGGSESTINPMFAPLAAAASVGTFLLGLYGWLYHAFVAEFWSRGTNETGANALRWGMIAFLGSELATFGAVFTYYFFIRAGTWPPQELPHLTGSLVIINTAILVASSLTLHWAHVAIRKNDRRKFVLGLLATLLLGIVFIGGQVYEYYEFIVHTEFTVTSGVFGSAFYGLTGLHGLHVSLGGALLAIVTIRALAGQYSAERHVSVSTVSMYWHFVDVVWIFLVVVLYAGASLGA, from the coding sequence ATGAGTACGGATCACGGTGACGATCACGGACACGGACACCACCTTCCGGCCGTCGAAGACTGGCCACGAGGGTTCGGCGAGGCAAGCTGGTGGCCCTTCATTACGGCGCTGGGTGGCGCCGGTATCTACGCCGCTGCTGCCCTCTTTATCGTCGCGGGCGGTAGCGAGTCGACCATCAACCCGATGTTCGCGCCGCTCGCGGCGGCCGCGAGCGTCGGGACCTTCCTTCTCGGGCTGTACGGCTGGCTGTACCACGCCTTCGTCGCCGAGTTCTGGTCGCGCGGGACCAACGAGACGGGCGCGAACGCGCTCCGCTGGGGGATGATCGCCTTCCTCGGCTCCGAACTCGCCACCTTCGGCGCCGTGTTCACCTACTACTTCTTCATCCGAGCGGGGACGTGGCCGCCACAGGAGCTGCCGCACCTGACCGGCTCGCTCGTCATCATCAACACCGCCATCCTGGTGGCCTCCAGTCTGACGCTCCACTGGGCCCACGTCGCCATCCGCAAGAACGACCGTCGGAAGTTCGTCCTCGGACTCCTGGCGACGCTCCTGCTCGGCATCGTCTTCATCGGCGGGCAGGTGTACGAGTACTACGAGTTCATCGTCCACACCGAGTTCACGGTCACGTCCGGCGTCTTCGGCTCGGCCTTCTACGGCCTGACCGGGCTCCACGGGCTCCACGTCTCGCTTGGCGGCGCGCTGCTGGCTATCGTCACCATTCGGGCGCTCGCGGGGCAGTACTCCGCCGAGCGTCACGTCTCGGTCAGTACCGTCTCGATGTACTGGCACTTCGTCGACGTGGTCTGGATCTTCCTCGTCGTCGTCCTGTACGCCGGCGCGTCGCTCGGAGC